The following proteins are co-located in the Bosea sp. AS-1 genome:
- a CDS encoding OmpA family protein: MSTVTRLAWILPLPAFLASAAPAWAQSPPPTPVPFQQALQKAADDLFGKASLTDRQIDLVIDPLIDAASGSQSTATRSMQQTLIEIARKSYPRFAIRAFDSETLARKPVVLVGTFTAVNNSGVADGPKDAYRICLTLADLKSNSVVSKGVARAQIEGVDVTPTPFYRESPLWAQDPATSAYVKTCQGTKLGEAIDPAYVERLTANALVNDGILAYESQHFREALAYYRAARKLPGGEQHRVRIGTYLAASKLARRDDMVDAFGDLVDYGLGTNQLMVKLLFKPGTTQFIDDPRITEPYPMWLSQIATHARQKGACLEVVGHTSHTGLPQVNERLSTLRAQFVMDLLLTGAPENRSRIIATGRGFKENLIGTGKDDSSDALDRRVEFKVIGC, encoded by the coding sequence ATGTCGACCGTCACGCGCCTCGCCTGGATTCTGCCCTTGCCGGCGTTTCTGGCAAGTGCCGCCCCTGCCTGGGCGCAATCGCCGCCGCCCACGCCGGTGCCTTTCCAGCAGGCGCTGCAGAAGGCGGCCGACGATCTCTTCGGCAAGGCCTCGCTCACCGACCGGCAAATCGACCTCGTCATCGATCCGCTGATCGACGCAGCCTCCGGCTCGCAGTCGACAGCCACCCGCTCGATGCAGCAGACCCTGATCGAGATCGCCCGCAAATCCTATCCGCGCTTCGCCATCCGTGCCTTCGACAGCGAGACGCTCGCGCGCAAGCCGGTCGTGCTGGTCGGAACCTTCACGGCGGTGAACAACAGCGGCGTGGCCGATGGCCCGAAGGATGCCTACCGGATTTGCCTGACGCTGGCCGATCTGAAGTCGAACAGCGTCGTCTCGAAGGGCGTGGCGCGCGCTCAGATCGAGGGCGTCGACGTGACGCCGACCCCATTCTATCGCGAGTCGCCGCTCTGGGCGCAGGACCCCGCCACCAGCGCCTATGTCAAAACCTGTCAGGGCACGAAGCTCGGCGAGGCGATCGATCCGGCCTATGTCGAACGGTTGACGGCCAATGCCTTGGTCAATGACGGCATCCTTGCCTATGAGTCACAGCATTTCCGCGAGGCTCTGGCCTATTATCGCGCCGCGCGCAAACTGCCGGGCGGTGAGCAGCATCGGGTCAGGATCGGGACCTATCTCGCCGCCAGCAAGCTAGCCCGGCGCGACGACATGGTCGATGCCTTCGGCGATCTCGTCGATTACGGCCTCGGCACCAACCAGTTGATGGTGAAGCTGCTGTTCAAGCCGGGCACCACCCAGTTCATCGACGATCCACGGATCACCGAGCCCTATCCGATGTGGCTGAGCCAGATCGCCACGCACGCCCGCCAGAAGGGCGCCTGCCTGGAGGTTGTCGGCCACACATCGCACACCGGGCTGCCGCAGGTGAACGAGCGTCTGTCGACACTGCGCGCCCAGTTCGTCATGGACCTGTTACTGACCGGTGCCCCCGAGAATCGCAGCCGCATCATCGCGACCGGGCGCGGCTTCAAGGAAAATCTCATCGGAACCGGCAAGGACGACAGCAGCGACGCGCTCGATCGGCGAGTGGAGTTCAAAGTAATCGGCTGCTGA
- the hisE gene encoding phosphoribosyl-ATP diphosphatase, translating into MTDSVQRLHAAIAQARGNDPSRSRTAKLFGGGLPKMAKKVAEEAVETGIAALQGQRHETILESADLIYNLVALWSAMGIEPEDVWNELDRREQLYGIAEKIPKAPVPTRPKVRQPGKLTVGTSAR; encoded by the coding sequence ATGACTGATTCGGTCCAGAGACTTCACGCCGCCATCGCGCAGGCCCGCGGGAACGACCCGTCCCGGTCGCGCACCGCCAAGCTCTTCGGCGGCGGCCTGCCCAAAATGGCGAAGAAGGTGGCGGAGGAGGCCGTCGAGACCGGCATCGCAGCCCTGCAAGGCCAGAGGCATGAGACGATCCTGGAAAGCGCCGATCTGATCTACAATCTCGTCGCCCTCTGGAGCGCGATGGGCATCGAGCCGGAAGACGTCTGGAACGAGCTCGACCGCCGCGAGCAGCTCTACGGAATCGCCGAGAAAATCCCGAAAGCCCCCGTCCCTACTCGCCCCAAAGTCCGGCAGCCGGGAAAACTGACCGTCGGCACATCGGCCCGCTGA
- the ykgO gene encoding type B 50S ribosomal protein L36, with protein sequence MKIRNSLKSLRARHRDNQLVRRKGRIYIINKVQKRFKARQG encoded by the coding sequence ATGAAGATCCGCAATTCGCTGAAGTCGCTGCGCGCGCGCCATCGCGACAACCAGCTGGTGCGCCGCAAGGGCCGCATCTACATCATCAACAAGGTCCAGAAGCGCTTCAAGGCGCGCCAGGGCTGA
- a CDS encoding tetratricopeptide repeat protein — MSAFRIGSVFLALALTSAGAMAQATPPQRPGALAPSDKMENPSEPPAPAARTPAATLDRLFQRLHDAKSPEEAKGVASLIQRRWARSGSDTADLLMTRAQEALKAKQTELAIELLDRVVSLQPDWAEAWNQRANALYIAGDPIRSMVDIGEALKREPRHYGAMMGLGIILRQQGDDKAAMVAFRKALEVYPEFEAVKKAVDSLRYEVDGRDT, encoded by the coding sequence ATGAGCGCATTCCGCATCGGCTCCGTTTTCCTGGCTCTGGCGCTGACGTCCGCGGGGGCGATGGCGCAGGCCACGCCGCCGCAGCGGCCGGGCGCGCTCGCGCCCTCGGACAAGATGGAGAATCCGTCGGAGCCGCCAGCGCCTGCCGCACGCACGCCTGCCGCGACGCTCGATCGGCTGTTCCAGCGGCTGCATGATGCGAAGTCGCCGGAGGAAGCGAAGGGCGTCGCCAGCCTGATCCAACGGCGCTGGGCACGCTCGGGCTCCGATACGGCCGATCTGCTGATGACGCGGGCGCAAGAGGCGCTCAAGGCCAAGCAGACGGAGCTGGCGATCGAGCTGCTCGATCGCGTCGTCAGCCTGCAGCCCGACTGGGCCGAGGCCTGGAACCAGCGGGCCAACGCGCTCTACATCGCCGGCGATCCGATCCGCTCGATGGTCGATATCGGCGAGGCGCTGAAGCGCGAGCCCCGCCATTACGGTGCGATGATGGGCCTGGGGATCATCCTGCGCCAGCAGGGCGACGACAAGGCGGCGATGGTCGCCTTCCGCAAGGCGCTCGAGGTCTACCCCGAGTTCGAGGCGGTGAAGAAGGCCGTCGATTCCCTGCGATACGAAGTCGACGGGCGCGATACCTGA
- the pyk gene encoding pyruvate kinase — protein sequence MKRERRIKIIATLGPASATEEMCAKLFEAGVDVFRINMSHTQRETLSEKIAMLRGLETKFRRPVGILADLQGPKLRVGQFGGDGGALLEKGARFILDSDPAPGDAKRVHLPHPEILSALEPGHHLILDDGKLRLVVETATPKQAVTKVLVGGRLSSRKGVSLPDTTIAVSAMTEKDRADAEVAAEVGVDWIALSFVQRPEDMAELRKIVRGRALVLAKIEKPQAVARLEEIIDASDALMVARGDLGVEMPIEKVPGTQKRITRLARLKGKPVVVATQMLESMITSPVPTRAEVSDVATAVFEGADAVMLSAESAAGQYPVEAVAMMNRIAEEVEGDTVYRSILEAQQAEPEATGADAIAKAAHEISEALNVKAICAWTSSGSTAFRIARERPNSTVIALTPNRATARRLTLVWGVHAIVTKDASDADDMAFRACKFAVREHYAKLGDRVIVVAGVPFGTPGATNMVRIAFVAQEHVAKA from the coding sequence ATGAAGCGCGAACGCCGGATCAAGATCATTGCCACGCTGGGGCCCGCCTCCGCGACCGAGGAGATGTGCGCCAAGCTGTTCGAGGCCGGCGTCGACGTCTTCCGCATCAATATGAGCCATACCCAGCGCGAAACGCTCAGTGAGAAGATCGCGATGCTGCGCGGGCTGGAAACGAAGTTCCGCCGGCCGGTCGGCATCCTCGCCGACCTCCAGGGACCGAAGCTGCGCGTCGGCCAGTTCGGTGGTGACGGCGGCGCGCTGCTGGAGAAGGGCGCGCGCTTCATCCTCGATTCAGACCCGGCTCCGGGCGACGCCAAGCGCGTCCACCTGCCCCACCCCGAGATCCTGAGTGCGCTCGAGCCTGGCCACCATCTCATTCTCGATGACGGCAAGCTGCGCCTTGTCGTCGAGACGGCGACGCCGAAGCAGGCCGTGACCAAGGTGCTGGTCGGCGGCCGGCTGTCCTCGCGCAAGGGCGTGAGCCTGCCCGACACCACCATCGCCGTCTCGGCCATGACGGAGAAGGACCGCGCCGATGCCGAGGTCGCGGCCGAGGTCGGCGTCGACTGGATTGCGCTCTCCTTCGTGCAGCGGCCCGAGGACATGGCGGAGCTGCGCAAGATCGTGCGTGGCCGGGCGCTGGTGCTGGCCAAGATTGAGAAGCCGCAGGCAGTCGCCCGACTGGAGGAAATCATCGACGCTTCCGATGCCCTGATGGTCGCGCGCGGCGATCTCGGCGTCGAGATGCCGATCGAGAAGGTGCCTGGGACGCAGAAGCGCATCACCCGCCTGGCCCGGCTCAAGGGCAAGCCCGTCGTGGTCGCGACGCAGATGCTCGAAAGCATGATCACGAGCCCGGTGCCGACCCGGGCCGAGGTTTCCGATGTCGCCACTGCGGTTTTCGAGGGCGCCGATGCCGTGATGCTCTCGGCCGAAAGCGCAGCCGGCCAATATCCCGTCGAGGCGGTGGCGATGATGAACCGCATCGCCGAGGAGGTGGAGGGCGACACCGTCTATCGCTCGATCCTCGAAGCGCAGCAGGCGGAGCCGGAAGCCACAGGCGCCGACGCCATCGCCAAGGCGGCCCACGAGATCTCCGAGGCGCTCAACGTCAAGGCGATCTGCGCCTGGACCTCGTCTGGCTCGACCGCCTTCCGCATCGCCCGCGAGCGGCCGAATTCGACGGTGATCGCGCTCACCCCGAACCGCGCCACGGCGCGCCGGCTCACGCTGGTCTGGGGCGTCCACGCCATCGTCACCAAGGATGCGAGCGACGCCGACGACATGGCGTTCCGGGCCTGCAAGTTCGCGGTGCGCGAGCACTATGCCAAGCTCGGCGATCGCGTCATCGTCGTCGCCGGTGTCCCCTTCGGCACGCCGGGCGCGACCAATATGGTCCGCATCGCCTTCGTCGCGCAGGAGCACGTCGCGAAAGCCTGA
- a CDS encoding glycerate kinase: MRQSSSDISGLRATARAIYDAAVARAHPAGCLVPHLPPAPTRGRLILLAAGKAAGSMTALAEAHYLDGSLPPDRLVGHAVARHGYTAPTRQIPMIAAGHPVPDQGSVDSARRALELAASATVDDLVLVLLSGGGSANWVAPAGELTLAEKQAVTKALLRSGAPIGEMNIVRKRLSRIKGGRLALAASPARLLTLAISDVPGDDPAAIASGPTIPDPSTMADARAIVARYKLDLPPAARALLDDDASETPKPGHPAFANSEYRIIARPADALATARATAQKAGYEVIDLGPDLEGEAREVAAAHAQMAKRLKAEGRRAAILSGGELTVTLRGSGRGGPSQEYALALAIALAGEPGIVALAGDTDGTDGGGGEATDPAGAIVDPQSLTRAAAIGLDPARSLADNDSTGFFEALGDLLQPGPTLTNVNDCRVILIEP; encoded by the coding sequence GTGCGGCAATCATCCAGCGACATTTCCGGGCTGCGCGCCACCGCGCGGGCGATCTATGACGCCGCCGTGGCGCGGGCTCATCCCGCCGGCTGCCTGGTGCCGCATTTGCCGCCCGCCCCCACGCGTGGCCGCCTCATTCTGCTGGCCGCCGGCAAGGCCGCGGGCAGCATGACCGCCCTGGCCGAAGCGCATTATCTCGACGGCAGCCTGCCGCCCGACCGGCTCGTCGGCCACGCCGTCGCCCGCCACGGATACACCGCTCCGACCCGGCAGATCCCGATGATCGCAGCCGGCCACCCTGTTCCGGATCAGGGCAGCGTCGACAGCGCTCGCCGTGCGCTCGAGCTCGCCGCCTCCGCCACCGTCGACGACCTCGTTCTCGTCCTGCTTTCCGGCGGCGGCTCGGCCAACTGGGTCGCGCCCGCCGGAGAGCTCACGCTCGCCGAGAAGCAGGCCGTGACCAAGGCGCTGCTGCGCTCCGGCGCGCCGATCGGCGAGATGAACATCGTCCGCAAGCGGCTCTCGCGCATCAAGGGCGGCCGGCTCGCGCTGGCCGCGTCACCGGCGAGGCTGCTCACGCTCGCCATCTCGGACGTGCCCGGCGACGACCCGGCCGCGATCGCTTCTGGCCCGACCATTCCCGATCCGAGCACGATGGCCGATGCCCGCGCCATCGTCGCCCGTTACAAGCTCGACCTGCCGCCGGCCGCTCGCGCCCTGCTCGACGACGACGCCAGCGAGACGCCGAAACCTGGCCACCCGGCCTTCGCCAACAGCGAATACCGCATCATCGCCCGCCCGGCCGATGCGCTCGCCACCGCCCGCGCCACGGCGCAGAAGGCCGGCTACGAGGTGATTGACCTCGGCCCCGATCTCGAAGGCGAGGCGCGCGAGGTCGCCGCAGCCCATGCGCAGATGGCGAAGCGCCTGAAGGCGGAAGGCCGCCGCGCCGCCATCTTGTCCGGCGGCGAACTCACCGTGACCTTGCGCGGCTCCGGCCGCGGTGGCCCCAGCCAGGAATATGCTCTGGCCCTCGCCATCGCGCTCGCCGGCGAGCCCGGCATCGTTGCGCTCGCCGGCGACACCGACGGGACAGATGGCGGCGGCGGCGAGGCGACCGACCCTGCCGGCGCCATCGTCGATCCCCAGAGCTTGACGCGAGCCGCCGCGATCGGCCTTGATCCTGCCCGATCCCTCGCCGACAACGATTCGACCGGCTTCTTCGAGGCGCTCGGCGATTTGCTGCAGCCGGGACCGACCCTGACCAATGTCAACGACTGCCGTGTCATCCTGATCGAACCGTGA
- a CDS encoding DUF2312 domain-containing protein, which produces MDDPVQGDQLKSIVERIERLEEEKKTIADDIKEVYAEAKGNGYDVKVLRKVVALRKRDLDERKEEEAILDLYLQAVGETA; this is translated from the coding sequence ATGGACGATCCGGTTCAGGGCGATCAGCTCAAGAGCATCGTCGAGCGCATCGAGCGGCTCGAGGAAGAGAAGAAGACGATCGCCGACGACATCAAGGAAGTCTATGCCGAGGCCAAGGGCAACGGCTACGACGTCAAGGTGCTGCGCAAGGTCGTGGCACTGCGCAAGCGCGACCTCGACGAGCGCAAGGAGGAGGAGGCGATCCTCGACCTCTACCTGCAGGCGGTCGGCGAGACGGCCTGA
- a CDS encoding NAD(P)H-dependent oxidoreductase: MATVLVLNSSASGSSSVSRQLVQSTVDHLRRQNPGLHVVERDLDATPVPHLNAETTAAVRAGINETPAQREALALSNALVEELKAADTIVIGAPMYNFGIPSTLKSWFDYVLRAGVTFSYSEAGPEGLLKGKRAIVVESRGGLYSSGPAQVMDSQEPHLRTMLGFVGITDVTFVRAEKLAFGPEAREEAIRNANAELAAVA, translated from the coding sequence ATGGCCACTGTCCTCGTCCTCAACAGCAGCGCCTCCGGTTCCTCTTCGGTGTCCAGGCAGCTGGTCCAGAGCACTGTCGACCACCTGCGCCGCCAGAATCCGGGCCTCCATGTCGTCGAGCGCGACCTCGACGCCACCCCCGTCCCGCATCTGAACGCGGAGACCACGGCTGCCGTGCGTGCCGGCATCAATGAGACTCCCGCCCAGCGCGAGGCCCTCGCCCTCTCCAACGCTCTGGTCGAGGAGCTGAAGGCGGCCGACACCATCGTCATCGGCGCGCCGATGTACAATTTCGGCATTCCCTCGACGCTGAAGAGCTGGTTCGACTACGTGCTGCGCGCTGGCGTCACCTTCAGCTACAGCGAAGCCGGCCCCGAGGGCCTGCTCAAGGGCAAGCGCGCCATCGTGGTCGAGAGCCGCGGCGGCCTCTACAGCAGCGGGCCGGCGCAGGTCATGGACTCGCAGGAGCCGCATCTGCGGACGATGCTCGGCTTCGTCGGCATCACCGACGTCACCTTCGTTCGTGCCGAGAAGCTCGCTTTCGGCCCCGAGGCTCGCGAGGAAGCGATCCGCAACGCCAATGCGGAACTCGCCGCCGTCGCCTGA
- a CDS encoding LysR family transcriptional regulator, producing MAELDDIRSFIAVTETGGFGRAAQILGLSKSIVSRRVSKLEEELGARLLSRTTRGVSPTEAGIEFKARSERILAELEEAREAVAQQAGGVAGRLRIAMPLTFGNRHVAPLLRELALRYPRLELDVHASDQYVDLIGERFDVAIRIGTLKDSSLIARRIAPVHATVLGSPAYFARKGRPETPQDLVQHDCLLHTGASEQEWTFRSGKRWVPVRPPGRLRSDSGETLLEWAVAGLGLVVLPNFLASDAIRAEQLQHVLLDYPMPTRGLYVVRPPGAFVPGKVRVLTDLLVERFGGTPYWDPCQIAMQERGLSLEAPWDKPGETSAAEELPEHQPA from the coding sequence ATGGCTGAGCTGGACGATATCCGCAGCTTCATCGCCGTGACCGAGACGGGTGGTTTCGGCCGCGCGGCCCAGATCCTCGGCTTGTCGAAATCCATCGTCAGCCGCCGGGTCAGCAAGCTGGAGGAGGAGCTAGGAGCCCGGCTGCTCAGCCGGACGACGCGTGGAGTGAGTCCGACCGAGGCCGGCATCGAGTTCAAGGCGCGCAGCGAGCGCATCCTGGCGGAGCTGGAGGAAGCGCGCGAGGCGGTTGCGCAGCAGGCGGGCGGCGTCGCCGGTCGTCTGCGGATCGCGATGCCGCTGACCTTCGGCAACCGCCATGTCGCGCCGCTGCTGCGGGAGCTGGCGCTCCGCTACCCGCGGCTCGAGCTCGACGTGCATGCCAGCGACCAGTACGTGGATTTGATCGGCGAGCGCTTTGATGTGGCGATCCGGATCGGGACGTTGAAGGATTCGAGCCTGATCGCCCGGCGCATCGCCCCGGTCCATGCCACCGTCCTCGGCAGCCCCGCCTATTTCGCCCGCAAGGGGCGCCCCGAGACGCCGCAGGACCTCGTCCAGCATGATTGCCTGCTCCATACGGGGGCATCCGAGCAGGAATGGACGTTTCGCAGCGGCAAACGCTGGGTCCCGGTTCGCCCGCCGGGCCGATTGCGTTCGGACAGCGGAGAGACCTTGCTCGAATGGGCCGTGGCGGGCCTTGGTCTGGTTGTCTTGCCCAATTTCCTGGCCTCGGATGCGATCCGCGCCGAGCAGCTTCAGCACGTGCTGCTGGATTACCCGATGCCGACACGTGGCCTCTATGTCGTGCGCCCGCCCGGTGCCTTCGTCCCGGGGAAGGTCCGCGTGCTGACCGACCTCCTGGTCGAGCGCTTCGGCGGCACGCCCTATTGGGATCCGTGCCAGATCGCGATGCAGGAACGAGGGCTCTCTCTGGAGGCGCCCTGGGACAAGCCGGGCGAAACCAGCGCAGCCGAGGAACTTCCGGAGCATCAGCCGGCGTGA
- a CDS encoding glutathione S-transferase has translation MLLVGMLDSPYVRRAAITGTLLDVAFEHRSVSVFRHMDAFRAINPLIKAPSLVTDDGIVISESLLIIQHFEDLAGRSLRPVERVSRERDLSLTGIGIVAADKAVAVEYERKRPEAQRYAPWQERIVAQLHTALDLLDAAAAEGALTAGPELLPSDIAAAIAWGFCRFVIPEFAPEERWPSLAAQARACEALDAFKAWPIDKE, from the coding sequence ATGCTGCTGGTCGGAATGCTCGACAGCCCCTATGTGCGCCGCGCCGCCATCACAGGGACGCTGCTGGACGTCGCCTTCGAGCACCGCTCGGTTTCGGTGTTCAGGCACATGGATGCCTTCCGGGCGATCAACCCGCTGATCAAGGCGCCGAGCCTCGTCACTGACGACGGCATCGTCATCAGCGAATCCCTGCTGATCATCCAGCATTTCGAGGATCTTGCCGGCCGTTCACTCCGGCCGGTCGAGCGAGTCTCGCGCGAGCGCGATCTGTCGCTGACCGGCATCGGCATCGTCGCTGCCGACAAGGCGGTGGCGGTCGAATACGAGCGCAAGCGCCCGGAGGCGCAGCGCTACGCCCCCTGGCAGGAGCGCATCGTCGCCCAGCTCCACACGGCGCTCGATCTGCTCGACGCCGCGGCTGCCGAAGGTGCGTTGACGGCCGGGCCGGAACTGCTGCCGAGCGACATCGCGGCCGCGATCGCCTGGGGCTTCTGCCGCTTCGTGATCCCGGAATTCGCACCGGAGGAGCGTTGGCCGTCGCTGGCGGCGCAGGCGCGGGCCTGCGAGGCGCTCGACGCCTTCAAGGCCTGGCCGATCGACAAGGAGTAG
- a CDS encoding DUF882 domain-containing protein, with the protein MRLGSKPARHRVATLGLAVAAFLLGIRGTQNAVANGDTRTITIMHMHTKEETTVTFKQDGRYVSSALEKLNWALRDWRSDEPIRMDPRLFDVVWEVQRQLGSEQPFHVVSAYRSPNTNAMLRRRSRAVAKHSQHMLGKAMDFYLPDVPTARIREIGMRLQRGGVGFYPNAHTPFVHLDVGSVRSWPRMTRDQLVRLFPDQKTVHIPADGHPLAGYELAKAEILSGGGAVAGYAVADADEGAVQATGGKSLWASLFGGDDEEVDARPARGRRGAPRQQPTVMAYANSGYLDGNASDGGRFAVAVAPNPTVQAIARERSERLAAQPVAPQPQPAAAPPPVAAAAAPPPQPNPAESRPQLIDAPLPLARPRGLSLPGEDGAVQVAALPGAAGPLAFAQTGAGTDQRLVLASLPPRRPDAMEAPESLVVAGTPTSAPLPPIRPTALADAALAALRPTDGTGIASQPTEGTLVTASLPPIRPREAGASFTTATQRSIPVAATEPDEVAEPVGMDRNGLEALFATAARPVRSPGKPVTVATARARTATPSAAPIAGPSPAAALGFSHAEPVDAKPGAFTGPAVRPLPTNYVQN; encoded by the coding sequence TTGCGTCTCGGCTCGAAGCCAGCCCGCCATCGCGTCGCGACGCTCGGCCTCGCGGTGGCCGCCTTCCTGCTCGGCATCCGCGGCACGCAGAATGCCGTCGCCAATGGCGACACCCGCACCATCACCATCATGCATATGCATACCAAGGAGGAGACGACCGTCACCTTCAAGCAGGATGGTCGCTATGTCTCCTCGGCGCTGGAGAAGCTGAACTGGGCGCTGCGTGACTGGCGCAGCGACGAGCCGATCCGCATGGACCCGCGCCTGTTCGACGTCGTCTGGGAGGTGCAGCGCCAGCTCGGCTCCGAGCAGCCCTTCCACGTCGTTTCCGCCTATCGTTCTCCCAACACCAACGCCATGCTGCGCCGCCGGTCCCGCGCGGTCGCCAAGCACAGCCAGCACATGCTGGGCAAGGCGATGGATTTCTATCTCCCCGACGTGCCGACTGCCCGCATCCGCGAGATCGGCATGCGGCTGCAGCGCGGCGGCGTCGGCTTCTACCCGAACGCCCACACCCCCTTCGTGCATCTCGATGTCGGCTCGGTTCGCTCCTGGCCGCGCATGACCCGCGACCAGCTGGTGCGGCTGTTCCCGGACCAGAAGACCGTGCACATCCCTGCCGACGGCCATCCGCTGGCGGGCTATGAACTCGCCAAGGCCGAGATTTTGTCCGGTGGCGGCGCAGTCGCCGGCTATGCGGTCGCCGATGCCGATGAGGGCGCTGTCCAGGCGACCGGCGGCAAGAGCCTGTGGGCCTCACTCTTCGGCGGCGACGATGAAGAGGTCGATGCCCGGCCGGCCCGCGGCCGCCGCGGTGCTCCGCGCCAGCAGCCAACCGTTATGGCCTATGCCAATTCCGGCTATCTCGACGGCAACGCCAGCGACGGCGGTCGCTTCGCCGTTGCCGTCGCGCCGAACCCGACCGTGCAGGCCATTGCCCGCGAGCGCTCGGAGCGCCTCGCCGCGCAACCGGTCGCTCCGCAGCCGCAGCCGGCTGCCGCACCGCCCCCCGTCGCCGCGGCCGCCGCGCCACCACCGCAGCCGAACCCGGCCGAAAGCCGCCCGCAATTGATTGACGCGCCCTTGCCGCTCGCCCGCCCGCGCGGCCTGAGCCTGCCGGGCGAAGACGGCGCGGTGCAGGTCGCCGCGCTGCCCGGCGCCGCCGGGCCGCTCGCCTTTGCCCAGACCGGAGCCGGCACCGACCAGAGGCTCGTCCTCGCTTCGTTGCCGCCGCGCCGGCCCGACGCGATGGAAGCCCCGGAAAGCCTCGTCGTCGCCGGAACGCCGACGAGCGCGCCACTGCCCCCCATCCGACCGACTGCCCTGGCCGATGCGGCGCTCGCCGCCCTCAGGCCGACCGACGGGACCGGCATCGCCTCCCAGCCGACCGAAGGCACCCTCGTCACGGCGAGCCTGCCGCCGATCCGGCCGCGCGAGGCCGGCGCCAGCTTCACCACCGCGACGCAGCGTTCGATCCCGGTTGCTGCGACGGAACCGGATGAGGTAGCCGAGCCCGTCGGCATGGACCGCAACGGCCTCGAGGCGTTGTTCGCGACGGCCGCCCGGCCAGTGCGCAGCCCGGGCAAGCCGGTCACCGTGGCCACGGCCCGCGCCCGGACGGCCACGCCCTCGGCCGCGCCGATCGCCGGCCCGAGCCCGGCCGCGGCCCTCGGGTTCAGCCACGCCGAGCCCGTCGACGCCAAGCCCGGCGCCTTCACCGGCCCCGCCGTGCGCCCGCTCCCGACGAACTACGTCCAGAACTGA